The region AATAATTTAATTTGTAGATCAAAAagtatttaaatttaaatatagATAAATACTGGCTGATGATACGAAGCACCTGTAAAGGATGTACCTAATTTCATGATAATCACATGAAAGGTATTAATAATGTGAGAGTTTAACAATTAAATGTTTTACATCAAATGTGTAATCATCTTTGTGGAGGTAGCGCCTATTATCCTACAACTGGGGCCAAGCTATTTTTTTAGAGTTCACATTCGTTTTAAGTCGATCAATCATGGCTCCGTCCAATTTATAGCAGATTTATATGTTTAATTCATACTAGCTTTGTACGCGTGTCATGCACGAGATAATTATAgtttttttgaatatttattatttatttaactaattttttaataaaataattttattaccTAGATAAATTTTATGTTCTTCATTAATAatgtatttttctaaaaaatatattttttatatttatatatttaattattattgtaGCATTATATGTGACATTGATAACCTAACTATAAcatatactccctctgtccctcccatttgtttacattttcctttttggatgtcccttccaattgtttacatttcaaaatttttcaaaaatagtaaagtttttataatttttaaattaactacatccactactttcctccactatactcactttatacatataatattaatcggtcccactactttactcactttttcaacttttctccactactttatcatttttcttaaactccgcgccccacccaaatgtaaacatttgggagggacggagggagtatgttataatttattttattatttgaattttttcatattataaatttgtaaatataatattttaatcatatcatAAAATATGTTTACGtaattatgtttttatttttatatatgtttTTCTTAATCTTGTGGAGATTGACCAAAAATTAGAAAGTTGTTTGGATTAGCCTCTTGCGatgtttataataatatttataattttttggttcgaataatgattttcaaaaaaaaatttacTTTACACTTAATTGTCACAatacttttaaatatattttattagattcgtatttcaattttgaattttaataaaaaaattattattattatatttcttcctaaTTTTTATATTCGATATGATTCATAtgctctaaattttttaaaagacaaaCTATAATTTCTCTTGAATTTTGTAAGATACATATGTTCTAAATGTTTTAAAAGACAAAGGTGTTTTTCCTTGTTACACAACAAAACAAATCACATGTAATAGTTATATCCAAATATAGTATAAATTAgtttcttattttataaaataaaaataaaaattatatgttcataaatattttaaatcaaattatttcttgtattatatatataatataatacttttaatattattttatatcactTAAGAAAATATAATTGTAGCTCACATAATATGTTTATGtagttatttttattttatttatatattttcttttcttAATATTGTGGAGTTTGCTAAAAAAATTTGGATCTTGCCAATATTTCTTCATTTTTCGGTTCTAGTACTCATTTTGAAAAAAAAACTTTACCTTTTTTTGTTATAgtaattttgaatttattttattagtatggttttcaattttaaattataataatattttatgattATTATATTTCTTCGTGGTTTTTATGTGTTATAAATATGTAATTATAGTTTAATATCTTAATTAATTATCTATTTATAaagattattaaatattttaatgtAATATTACAATAGTTGAAATACATATAGTAATAATACATTTTATTggatttttatttcaattttaatttataatagtttttattattattattatcatcattattattaatattattattattatacctACACTTTCACCCGTGCAACCCCACCTTATTTTTTTCtattatattaataattttgaaaaaaaaatactTTACATTTAATTTTCATGGTCCTTTAAATGTATTTCATTATAtttgtatttcaattttaaattgtAGTAAtgtatcattattattattattatatttcaaaCTTACtcattctaattttttttaagaaaatgataCTAATTTAACCCAATTATAAATGAATTGttaattgttacttatatttatttttattaaaataattattgtttgtattatatataatataatattttcaATAATTTCTATATCAATTAAGAATATATTATTATAGTTCAATTTCTTAATTATAAATGTTTATTATATAGATTATTAGATATTATAGTAGAATAATAGAATATCGTTAGTACATATACCTTAGCACTTGCAATCGAATATGTGACGACCCAACCATGTAACTCTACCACCACAACTCCCTTACTctaattatatataggatataatttATGACACctatgtttaattttttttaaaaaaataatacaaaatgTCAGAGAATCATGAAGGGGCGTTCCGGGggttataatatttttttttttatttttctttctcccCGAATGTGCTTGGTTTGTAAAGCCTCAAAATTGTTATCAAGGTCctgttttatatatttataattaaatttgaaaaaaaattattttttgtgTCAAAGTTTTTTGTTGGCCAAATGACGTAAACCTATTTTTAGTAGAtattttttattttggtttaaaaattatatatatatgatcttcaaaaattcaaaaAGATATCATGGGAGTCGAGCGTGTAATTTTTTGAggaattttacaaaaaaattaaaaaaatgtaaaaaaaattcTCCACGTAATAGTACTTTCACAGTAACAGTACTTTCACAGTAACAGTACTTTGATtactatttattttaaaaaataaaaaattgaaaatttatattttttgacTACCTGAAAATGATAGTAGAATAGcaaaaaaattatgtaaattAGTACATAATAAAAATTAGAAGCATTATCCTGCTTATTACCAATGAGCACAATTATGTAGTGGGGTATAAGAAACTGTAGAGAGACAAACAAATAATCATTAATAAAGTATACGGTAGTTCTACAAAATAACAAGCCCTGCCCATATTTTTGGGAGCCATTATCAAAACAAATCCTGAAATCATTGCTGAGGCTGAGAACGATGTTGTGCCTCATCCACGTCCGTCTGTAAACGAATTTTTTGGTGTTTAAAGGCAATAATTGACGATCGTCAACATACACATCCTGTAATTTCAATAGACATAATTTTCTTGAAGGAAAAATATAGGGCGCAAACTGCTTATTGTTACGAGCCTAGATTCGAACAATTACCTTTTTACTATTTGCTATGGTTTAGTTGATGAGGAAACGTATGATAACTGGTGATAACTGGTCTTGATTTTTGAAGCGATTTCAAAAACATGTTTGTCAGCAAAAGGCCGGTGTGTGCATTATTTTTTACCGTGCAGCCAATATTATCTCTTCACTAAAAGACCCTCAAATTAatcaaattataaaaaaaaattgtctTTAGTAGATTAGGTTTTAAAACAAAACAGCtcattaaaataaaatttattaaaataaatatacatgtAACTCATTCATGTATGAACATGTGAACTATCAAAATTTCTAACATTtcaattttgtaaaatataatataaatttattagGAGAATCTTGACATAATTTTTGATAATATTTTTTGTTTTTGGAAATCGAGCCCAAAATTCACGTTTAAAAATTTCTCGCCATCAGAAAATTTTCAACGAGGTATGGCAGCACAAATTATTGAATGTTCACCTCACATGTAACTTGATTATAATAATGTTAaattgaaaaaagaaaaaaaaagaaaattatacCGACGGTGTAAAAAGTTACTTCGTCGTTTAGCATCGACATTTTACTTCCAAAATGTTGGAAAGATTAGGCTAGTTGAACATGGGCCATCAAAATTGGATCATTAGCTATGTGGACTTAATCTGAATGCTAGTGGACCCAATAGCCCTACAAGCTGCTCGTGTCAATTGCTAAAAATCCAATTTGCATTTTTGTGCACTCAATTTAATAAATGTAACTTTCAACTTTTTCTAATTCTTAATCATGTTAACATACAAGTTTTGATGgtgattagaattggataatttGTGTTTTGCCTTTGCTGCACGTCATGTTAAGATAAGGTTTTCATACAAATCACATACTTTATTATGGATAGAGTATAAGCATAATCAAGAATTTTAGTTAGTggaaaaattaattatttaaggaTTTACGAATTAAGGGTATCTTATCTTTAACTTAACGGTTTTTCTATTATGTATTCATGTGTACatgataaccacacaaatttaTAATGGAGTTTTTTTAATAGTGATGGAGATCCCGTATTCACACAAACTCCAACGATCAAAATGACGCAGAATTAAGTTTAAAAAAAGTTGGCTCAAAATTATAAGTTTTACTCCACCATTCAGGCCCACCAGCACATAATAGAAAAATCATTAATTTAAATAGAAGTATTATGTGCATAGAGTATTTTTTTTATATCAATTTTAAGAAAGAAGATTTAAGTTGGTACATGGAATTAAAACACCAACCTTGGATGATTATTGGAGTTCATAATAAAATTCCATGTATTCAACCTTGTTCAATGAATAAGTTTGCAGTATATAATTGTTGGGAGTGCGAGATATTGGTGCTGCCTGAGTATATATAGCAGGTGGACAGATATGAACAATTTCTGCAGTTACATGAAAACTTCTATGCACTTTACAGATGCATCGTGTTTAATGCAAATTGTACCCTAACTAATTTCTCATATAATGGAAAATTTAATGTATCCGGGTTCATTGTGTTAAGAGTTTTCCGCACATCGTTTGTAGGAAAGACAGATTGCTAAAATATAAGCCGTAAGCCGTCAGACGGCCTTTTGGGAGTGATCTAAAAACAAATCCTTGCGGCTGGGCCCAGAGCGgataatatcatactaatgtggagttaggttTGTTTAGCAAATCCCAACACATTGCCACCACCATTGATCCACGATCTTGGTCTCCGAAACATGCTGAAGGAGTGTAGGTGATGTAATAAGTTGCATTAGCTGCTGTGATAGTTGAGTTGACAGATGTGAAGTTGCTACTAACAACTGCTATCATAGTTAAGGACTAGTTTCTGTCTGCGCATTGATAATTTACTAAATCTGTTTTTTTTTATAGCTTAGTATTACTTTCTTAATCTGCTAATAATGGTAGAACACAGCTTCAAATCTTCAATTGGTGTAAGATTCCTCTACTAACTGCATTAATGCAAGTTTGCGCAACGCGGCCATCTGTTATGTAACCGGAGGTGCTTCGCAACTCTGAAGTCTGAATGAATACTCTTCCTTAAATATTATCAGATTCCGGCTAAGAATTGCTCCTTTTCTCCGGACAGCATAAACCAGGTAATCGTATCGAGTAATAATTTCCACCTTCTGAATCTCGACAACATAGTCTCACACTTGACTAATCACAGATTAGACAAGGAGCATAAGGTGCAGGCACGAGGCACTGCAGGCTCaagattggttatccagtaatacTAGCAGTTCAACAAATTAGTGATCAAATACCTTCAGTCGGCCAACCTAACAATCTCCTTTTTACATCAAACTAAATCTCATGTAATTACAAGAGCAAGTGGACTTGACACATTACCTTGACACCAAATTGACCGCtgcctaagctctgataccatgttgagtaaccggtcgctctagaaccttaaggtgttagaggaaggctCAACCAGATCTACATTCTAACATATCAGCAACTTGCTAAACTTGAACTTAACTGCAACAGGTTTCACTGCCTACGCTGCAGCAGGTTCATAATCTTCTAAAAGTTTTGCCAAGATTAGCGTCGTAGTAATGTGTTCAGATGAAGTCCGAGGTTTGAGTTTACTTTCTAAAAGAAGCACAGAGTACTTGTATCACGAGTACGCTTGTGAAATCAGTACCTTAGGTGACAACATAGTTTTGTCAAGGCTTAGTATCCATGTTTTCATCTAAAAAAATTGTGAGTGACGGTTCATTAAACGACAAAAGATAAGCCCTTGACCACTCGAGTTATCTCATCGCTTTCACCCCCGAGATTTGTTACACTAGATACTCAATTGTAAGACATATAAGCGTAATTAGTTAAAAAAAACAAATACATGTGTTTTCATCAAAATTTATGCATCTGACAATAAAATTTTTCTTTAACAAATTTAGTTGCAAGATATTAGATACAAGCTTCCAATTAAACTACGGTACTGACCTCTTAAAATCTTTCACAAAAAAAAATCCTGAACAAGAAAAGGATAAGAAACTCGAAAGAATCTCCATCAACTGGAACATAAATTTTATAGTACAAGCAGAGACTCAGATAGCATGATGTATTCATACCAAAACGGTGACTAACGGCTACTCGGTACTTTTAAATTTAGGGGGCATTTGGTTTTTGTAAACATGATAACTGATACTCCCTCTGTTCCCTAGATTGTCTATACTGGGGACGGGGACGGGACGGGACGGGACGGGACGGGGGACGGGTCTCGACACGCATTTTAATGCTCGTCTAATGTATAGTTTCATTaatagtttttatttttttttcttttaaataaaaatttgatgtttgaattttaataaaaaaagaaaattaaaaaattaattatggAGGTATACTTTATATTCACCTTAAAGTGCGTGCGTGTCGAGTATTGAAAAAAAACTGTATACAATTGGATGAGACATCGGGAGTAACTACTAAATAAAAGGCCACTTCAATTGTTTCTAAGTACAAAGTTTTAATCTTCAACCAACAACAATTTACAATGAAAGAGTCAAATATATTTGCAAAGTAAATTCAAAAGGGTATATTAGTTTACTTGATCAAGAcaaataaaatgtaaaaacaaaatttatttttctgCCATATACAAAGCAACAAACTGCACACAAAAATGCACTTCAGAGGGAAAAAATATCCCTGATTCCATTTTCCAACACCTGATGATCTTACAATCTCATAGTACATTGTAAAGTAGATTTAATAAGGCAAACTCTTGGAGCTTGAACTTGTAGCCAAGAACTTGAGCTTAGAAGAGCCCTCATCAGCATTGGCACGACGAGTTATCGTTTCCAAATTCTTGTACAAACTTTGTCTCACCATGTTCTTCATCAACCTCTTCCCTTCGCTCGCCTCGTTATGATTTGTAGGTGAACCAATTGATAACCTTCGAGTCTGAGGCCCTGAATGAGGTCCCATCCTTGTTTGCCTTTCGTCTTTAAACCATTGCAACAATTTAAGTGCCCTTTTTCGCGCCAAGGTGGTACCTAGCAAAGACACTTGAAGAAGGACATGAACAATCCCTGCCTCAGCCATTTTCAATCTTTGTACAGAGCTCTGATGTGCTAAAATCATTAGAATATAAACCGATATCTCTTGGCTTTTCGGCTTATCTTCCCATGTCATTATCTCAATTAAGTTTTCGGGTACCAATAGATTACTTTCTAAAGCCTTTTTCCCCATCAAGGTCACTACTAAGTTCCCTAAAGTTGCAAGGGCCTTTTCTGATGTTTCTTTGACAGAGGAGAATCTAAGGAGATTGTTTATTACTCCATTAGACACTAATGTTCCTGCATTGTTCAACATAGTGGAAAGATTGTATAATGTACCTAAACAGAGTTGTTTAGTTTCAAAAGTTGAATCTGATTCAAGAATGGAGATAACAAGAGGGACAATCTTAGACAAGTTTATTGGGACTTGGCTGTTGTGTAGGGAAGATATAGACAGAACTAGTTGTGCAAATTCATGCCTTGTTTGCTCTTCTAAAACACCGATGTTTTCGGGTAGTTTCCATAAGATTCCTGACTCAACCATGAGAGCTTTGTTCCTGCAAAAACAACCAGACAGAAGAGAAAAAATCATTAACAATAACATTCATGTGATTCATAATTTTCCAGTTCTTTTCACAGACTTCAAgaaaataatagaaaaaaaatGAGACATTCAGGTGTATTTTCATGTGGTGTGTTTCCAATTACGTAAAAAACAGACTTTTAACTATCTCTGCAAGATTATTGAAAACAGATATGTAGGGAATAATACTTTAGAGGTCAACTGTTGTACCTGTTTTTGAATTGTTCGAAGATATAGCAGATTTGAAGTACATGAAAATCTAATGAAGTCattacaaaaataataattatattattgtTTTATTAAGCTGTCTGGCTAACTAGTTGTATGCCACCTACAAATCCTCCTACCCCCATGGAGTTAAGTGGAAGATTAGTGCACTTTGCTGGTATTTTAAAAGTAAGGTTTTGTCTCTACTAACATGGTTATGTTGAATTCATATGTGTTTCACATTTTTAACTTGAACATGAGATATGCAGGGACTCTTGTATTCATGTATAAAATACAAATCTTTATTACAAATAAACAATACTAACACATAAAGCATCAAGGATTTTTCTAGCACAGGGGCACATACTAAGAAAGTGTGTTGATGAGTCGTAAAAATTTGATTGGTGGAGAGCTCATTATTAATAATGGACCCCTATATGCACAAAAATCTCCACCAATTAAATTTTTACAACTCATCTATTACACTGTCGTTTGAATCGAGATATTCTGAATTGATTTCATTCATTTCAATTCCATACTaccaaaaatttatttttttatcataatTTAATATATTGCTTGACTAATGTTTGTTAACTAAATCAAATCTAATAAAATATAATCAATTATTGGTTATTCAAATGGCACAATGTGTTGTTCCATTTGCATTATGATGTAAGAAATAAAAGAAAGGTCATGTTCCACTTATATGTATCATAGCATGAATAGTCTCAAATCTCAAGTTATTATTGGAGCTTCTCCACTTATACAAAGAGATGTTCTGATAATGTGCTCTTTGTCCTATAATGTTCTATATACATTAATCAGTTATTGGTTTTTATTTGATGATGATGTAAGGCTTCACTTTCAAATATTTCTAAATATTACTTAGGGTGTGTTTGGTATAACAACAGTTTTTTGCTGAACAacagttaaaaaactgtttgataaaatttaaaagCTGTTTTTCGGAAAAATGTTTTTGACCTAaaagcttctgttagagaaaatAAGTCCCCATGCAGATGATTTCTccatcaaaccttaccaaaaatattattatttttaatttttgcatcaaaacatatacatatcaaaaaaaataccaaacagtcatctgatttttacaacaacacttttttcaaaaacactttttctaacagcacaacaatttttaacagtAATTCCAAAAAGAGCCTTAATCATTAATCAGTTTATCCCAAAAAATAagtatttatttcaaaaattacttGTTCTTAATGTTATTTTAGTTAAGTTATGTGCATTGTTTGATATAATCAATTAGATGAGCTGAAATCTAATTAGCGTTCTAATAGAAAAAAGATAAACTCTTATAACTGGAGTTACTAACGGAACAAAATTTGAATAATGAGTATTCACCTGTAAGTCCCGTTAGCAAGCTCAGCAAGGGCTCGAACGGCCAGGCTTCTTCGTGTCACCACCTCCGAACCAACCATTGCAACTAACGGCGGAATAACTCCGAGCTCCGCCATTAATTTTCGACGACTCAAATCTTCTCGAGCAACTCGAATAATATCCTTAGCAGCCACTTCCTTCTCTTCAAAATTTCCAAAATGAAGCCTCTTAACTGACCTCTGTAACACACCACAGCCACCTTCCTCCACCACCTTCACTAAAATTTGtgatttattttcttttatcgGTTCTTGATCGGACAGCTTGAGTTGCTTTTCGGAGCTTCTTGGCTGCATGAACCGTCGAATTTTAGCGAAGAATTTCAGTTTTTTGTGAGATGAAAAGCATGTTGAAGATTGATCAGACATGTTTGCTAGCTTCTATTTTTTcgaaatatttatttttgaaaaaaatgtGTTTTTTGTGTTTGTGCAGATTTTTGAGAAAGACGAAGCAGTGAGAAATATATATAGGGGGGCTCAGCCGCTCAGGGGAGGAAACTGAGCGCGCGCATGTAGCGATTCATGTCAACACATACTCACATACTGCATGTTACATTTAAATATTTTAATGATATATAATAGAAATTGGGTATGGAATTGAGTATTTTAAGATTCAAGCAACGGGGACTTTTGCTTCGGGGAAACGGAATGGAATACAATGTAATAGAGGAAGGAAAATGAATTATagtaaattattttattttatgataAACTGAATTAAAAGTTACAtgattatattaatatttaattgtTCTAATACTATGTAATATAAAAAGAGTCAaatgtatttatatttataacaatataatttgtttactttaaaataaattaatataattagGTTATAACatctttattttttttaagaaattaatatataaattatatatcaaaaatattttaaattttaaaaattaaataataaattaaattttaagttttaagaaaataatttacaTATTAATCTGTTTTTTGGATAATAAGATTTGAATTATAATTAAAATGAAAAACAagtcagaaaggaaagcaaatagGAGGTGGGAAATGGGTATCCAAAGATTTGTGATAAACCTAAAACTAAAAAAAGAAGTAAAATATGAGAGATCCTAAATTTTTACCCCAAAAATTTCTCCAAATCTGATATGTCACAAGAATAGTTGGTAACCTTCCTAATAATAAAATAGGACCCCGCGTGCATATGCTCACGAATTAAAATAAGTCATTCACGTCATTTGATAAAATTTTTGGGAAGATATTTGGAAAACCTAGCACTACTAAAAAAATGACAATTCTTACTAAACAACAAAGGGAATAAATCTACTTAATTATCCTAATCCCCTACCTGTATTGCTACAAAGACCATGTTTTGTCTTCACCTTGATACAAAATTAAAGTTTCATCTCCCTCAATAACTAATACGatgtatttttatttattcaGACCCTACGTTTGTTCACTTCGATGAAATGAAATGAGGGGAGAATGTAATAAAATTTGAACTCTTATTTGGGTGAGATTAAGGAAAAtgtttaaaatttttatttattttttcattcCATTCCAAACTATTTAAACTAAAATTCTCACACACACATGTTTTGGAAGGAATTCTCATTCCATTTCTGCATCAATTTTCCTACAATTCTCATCATAAAAAATTTAGACTACCTTATATTCATTCATAATTTCactcatatatatttttttcttcaTAAAATTTGTATATAATTTTTCATTATATTTCTGCCTCATTCCATTCTCACCAAGTGAACACATCCTAAGAGTTTCGACgtttttaataaattttgaattCTCAAACTCTCGTAAAAAAAAGCAAGAAAACAACGTAAGGGACCGCAGAATGGTTCAACTTCCTAGCATATTCCTGCGAAGGTAGGCTCTGCGGTTTGGTTTTCAGTTTTCACGTGCACTATTGACACTGACACACACTTGGACTCTAACTAATGGACATCCCCACTCAATGATTTTGTTTTATCAATCCGGCCCACTTAAGTTTGTATA is a window of Apium graveolens cultivar Ventura chromosome 11, ASM990537v1, whole genome shotgun sequence DNA encoding:
- the LOC141698335 gene encoding U-box domain-containing protein 45-like, whose amino-acid sequence is MSDQSSTCFSSHKKLKFFAKIRRFMQPRSSEKQLKLSDQEPIKENKSQILVKVVEEGGCGVLQRSVKRLHFGNFEEKEVAAKDIIRVAREDLSRRKLMAELGVIPPLVAMVGSEVVTRRSLAVRALAELANGTYRNKALMVESGILWKLPENIGVLEEQTRHEFAQLVLSISSLHNSQVPINLSKIVPLVISILESDSTFETKQLCLGTLYNLSTMLNNAGTLVSNGVINNLLRFSSVKETSEKALATLGNLVVTLMGKKALESNLLVPENLIEIMTWEDKPKSQEISVYILMILAHQSSVQRLKMAEAGIVHVLLQVSLLGTTLARKRALKLLQWFKDERQTRMGPHSGPQTRRLSIGSPTNHNEASEGKRLMKNMVRQSLYKNLETITRRANADEGSSKLKFLATSSSSKSLPY